From a single Phacochoerus africanus isolate WHEZ1 chromosome 11, ROS_Pafr_v1, whole genome shotgun sequence genomic region:
- the BCL9L gene encoding B-cell CLL/lymphoma 9-like protein isoform X4, translating to MHPENKLTNHGKTGNGGAQSQHQNVNQGPTCNLGSKGVGAGNHGAKANQISPSNSSLKNPQAGVPPFSSLKGKVKRERSVSVDSGEQREAGTPSLDSEAKEVAPRSKRRCVLERKQPYSGDEWCSGPDSEEDDKPIGATHNCNVADPAMAAPQLGPGQATQLPLSESSAPGPPHGPPPGLRPDAPGGGGGGVPGKPPSQFVYVFTTHLANTAAEAVLQGRADSILAYHQQNVPRAKLDQAPKVPPTPEPLPLSTPSAGTPQSQPPPLPPPPPPAPGSAPPALPSEGPPEDTNQDLTPNSVGAASTGGGTGGTHPNTPTASTTTNPLPPGGDPSSATGPALLGEAPPGNGQRSLVGSEGLSKEQLEHRERSLQTLRDIERLLLRSGEAEPFLKGPPGGAGEGGPPAQAPPAPQQPPTAPPSGLKKYEEPLQSMISQTQSLGGPPLEHEVPGHPPGGDMGQQMNMMMQRLGQDSLTPEQVAWRKLQEEYYEEKRRKEEQIGLHGGRPLQDMMGMGGMMVRGPPPPYHSKPGDQWPPGMGAQLRGPMDVQDPMQLRGGPPFPGPRFPGNQMQRVPGFGGMQGMPMEVPMNAMQRPVRPGMGWTEDLPPMGGPGNFAQNAVPYPGGQGEAERFMTPRVREELLRQQMEKRSMGMQRPLGMAGSGMGQGMEVERMMQAHRQMDPAMFPGQMAGGEGLAGTPMGMEFSGGRGLLSPPMGQSGLREVDPPMGPGNLNMNMNVNMNMNMNLNVQMTPQQQMLMSQKMRGPGDMMGPQGLSPEEMARVRAQNSSGMMGGPQKMLMPSQFPNQGQQGFSGGQGPYQAMPQDMGSTQDMFSPDQSTMPMGNVGTTRLSHMPLPPASNPPGSVHSAPNRGLGRRPSDLTISINQMGSPGMGHLKSPTLSQVHSPLVTSPSANLKSPQTPSQMVPLPSANPPGPLKSPQVLSSSLSVRSPTGSPSRLKSPSMAVPSPGWVASPKTAMPSPGVPQNKQPPLNMNSSTTLGNMEQGALPPSGPRSSSSAPPTNPPSGLMNPSLPFTSSPDPTPSQNPLSLMMSQMSKYAMPSSTPLYHNAIKTIATSDDELLPDRPLLPPPPPPQGSGPGISNNQPNQMHLNSAAAQSPMGMNLPGQQPLSHEPPPTMLPSPTPLGSNIPLHPSAQGTGGPPQNSLMMAPGGPDSLNAPCGPVPSSSQMMPFPPRLQQPHGAMAPSGGGGGGPGLQQHYPSGMPLPPEDLPSQPPGPMPPQQHLMGKSMAGRMGDAYPPGVLPGVASVLNDPELSEVIRPTPTGIPEFDLSRIIPSEKPSSTLQYFPKSENQPPKAQPPNLHLMNLQNMMAEQTPSRPPNLPGQQGVQRGLNMSMCHPGQMSLLGRTGVPPQQGMVPHGLHQGVMSPPQGLMTQQNFMLMKQRGVAGEVYSQPPHMLSPQGSLMGPPPQQNLMVSHPLRQRSVSLDSQMGYLPAPGGMANLPF from the exons ATGCACCCAGAAAATAAGTTGACCAATCATGGCAAGACAGGGAATGGCGGGGCCCAATCCCAGCACCAGAATGTGAACCAAGGACCCACCTGCAACCTGGGCTCGAAGGGCGTGGGGGCGGGGAACCATGGGGCCAAGGCCAACCAGATCTCACCTAGCAACTCAAGTCTGAAGAACCCCCAAGCAGGGGTGCCCCCTTTCAGCTCGCTCAAGGGCAAAGTGAAGAGGGAGCGGAGCGTGTCTGTGGATTCTGGAGAACAGCGAGAGGCTGGGACCCCGTCTCTGGATTCAGAGGCCAAAG AGGTGGCACCCCGGAGTAAGCGGCGTTGTGTGCTGGAGCGGAAGCAGCCATACAGTGGGGACGAATGGTGCTCAGGACCAGACAGCGAGGAGGACGACAAGCCCATTGGGGCCACCCACA ACTGTAATGTAGCAGACCCAGCCATGGCGGCCCCACAGCTGGGTCCTGGCCAAGCCACCCAACTGCCCCTCAGTGAGAGCAGCGCACCAGGCCCTCCTCATGGGCCGCCGCCAGGCCTTCGGCCCGATGCCCCcgggggtggaggcgggggtgTCCCCGGAAAGCCGCCCTCTCAGTTTGTGTATGTCTTCACCACCCACCTGGCCAACAC GGCTGCGGAAGCTGTGCTGCAGGGCCGGGCCGACTCCATCCTCGCCTACCATCAGCAGAATGTGCCCCGGGCCAAGCTGGACCAG GCCCCCAAAGTGCCACCCACCCCAGAGCCGCTACCCCTGAGCACGCCGTCAGCAGGCACCCCTCAGTCCCAGCCGCCTCCACTGCCACCACCGCCACCTCCAGCCCCGGGCAGCGCCCCCCCTGCACTGCCTTCTGAGGGGCCTCCTGAGGACACCAACCAGGACCTGACACCCAACTCGGTGGGAGCTGCCAGCACGGGCGGTGGGACTGGGGGTACCCACCCTAACACCCCTACAGCTTCCACCACCACCAATCCACTGCCTCCTGGAGGAGACCCCAGCAGTGCCACTGGCCCTGCCCTGCTGGGGGAGGCGCCCCCTGGAAATGGGCAGCGGAGCCTGGTGGGCTCTGAGGGCCTGTCCAAGGAGCAGCTGGAGCACCGGGAGCGTTCCCTCCAGACACTTCGAGACATTGAGCGGCTGTTGCTCCGCAGCGGGGAGGCCGAGCCCTTCCTCAAGGGGCCCCCTGGAGGAGCAGGCGAGGGGGGACCACCAGCACAGGCCCCTCCTGCCCCACAGCAGCCCCCCACGGCCCCACCCAGTGGGCTGAAGAAGTACGAGGAGCCCTTGCAGTCCATGATTTCGCAGACACAGAGCCTCGGGGGCCCCCCGCTGGAGCATGAAGTGCCTGGGCACCCCCCGGGCGGGGACATGGGGCAGCAGATGAACATGATGATGCAGAGGCTGGGCCAGGACAGCCTGACGCCTGAGCAGGTGGCCTGGCGCAAGCTGCAGGAGGAGTACTACGAGGAGAAACGGCGGAAGGAGGAGCAGATCGGGCTGCACGGGGGCCGCCCGCTTCAGGACATGATGGGCATGGGGGGCATGATGGTGAGGGGGCCACCGCCCCCCTACCACAGCAAGCCCGGGGATCAGTGGCCCCCCGGAATGGGTGCCCAGCTGCGGGGGCCCATGGATGTCCAAGATCCCATGCAGCTCCGGGGCGGACCCCCCTTCCCTGGCCCCCGTTTCCCGGGCAACCAGATGCAACGGGTGCCTGGGTTTGGGGGCATGCAGGGTATGCCCATGGAGGTGCCCATGAATGCCATGCAGAGGCCTGTGAGGCCAGGTATGGGCTGGACGGAAGACTTGCCCCCCATGGGGGGGCCTGGCAATTTTGCCCAGAACGCTGTGCCCTACCCCGGCGGGCAGGGCGAAGCCGAGCGATTTATGACCCCGCGGGTTCGTGAGGAGCTGCTGCGGCAGCAGATGGAGAAGCGGTCGATGGGCATGCAGCGCCCCCTGGGCATGGCCGGCAGCGGCATGGGGCAGGGCATGGAGGTGGAGCGGATGATGCAGGCGCACCGGCAGATGGATCCGGCCATGTTCCCTGGACAGATGGCTGGCGGCGAGGGCCTGGCAGGCACTCCCATGGGCATGGAGTTTAGTGGAGGCCGGGGCCTCCTGAGTCCCCCCATGGGGCAGTCTGGGCTGAGGGAGGTGGACCCACCCATGGGGCCGGGCAACCTCAACATGAACATGAATGTGAACATGAACATGAACATGAACCTGAACGTGCAGATGACCCCACAGCAGCAGATGCTGATGTCGCAGAAGATGCGGGGCCCCGGGGACATGATGGGGCCACAGGGCCTCAGTCCTGAGGAGATGGCCCGAGTGCGGGCCCAGAACAGCAGTGGCATGATGGGCGGCCCGCAGAAGATGCTTATGCCCTCACAGTTTCCCAACCAGGGCCAGCAGGGATTCTCCGGGGGCCAGGGACCCTACCAAGCCATGCCCCAGGACATGGGCAGTACTCAAGACATGTTCAGCCCGGACCAGAGCACGATGCCCATGGGCAATGTGGGTACCACCCGGCTCAGCCACATGCCCTTGCCCCCTGCATCCAATCCTCCTGGGTCTGTGCATTCAGCCCCAAACCGGGGCCTGGGCAGGCGGCCTTCAGATCTCACCATCAGTATTAATCAGATGGGCTCGCCGGGCATGGGCCACCTGAAGTCGCCCACCCTTAGCCAGGTGCACTCACCCCTGGTCACCTCTCCCTCCGCCAACCTCAAGTCACCCCAGACGCCCTCACAGATGGTGCCCTTGCCTTCGGCCAACCCACCAGGACCTCTCAAGTCGCCCCAGGTCCTCAGCTCCTCCCTCAGCGTCCGTTCACCCACCGGCTCGCCCAGCAGGCTCAAGTCTCCCTCCATGGCGGTGCCTTCTCCGGGCTGGGTCGCCTCGCCCAAGACAGCCATGCCCAGCCCTGGGGTCCCCCAGAACAAGCAGCCGCCTCTGAACATGAACTCTTCCACCACCCTGGGCAACATGGAACAGG GTGCCCTCCCGCCTAGCGGCCCCCGGAGCAGCTCCTCAGCGCCTCCCACCAACCCTCCCAGCGGCCTCATGAACCCCAGCCTGCCATTCACTTCCTCCCCAGACCCCACGCCTTCCCAGAACCCCCTGTCACTGATGATGTCCCAGATGTCCAAGTACGCCATGCCCAGCTCCACCCCGCTCTACCACAATGCCATCAAGACCATCGCCACCTCAGACGACGAGCTGCTGCCCGACCGGCCCCTGCtacccccgccaccaccaccgcAGGGCTCTGGGCCAG GGATCAGCAATAACCAGCCCAACCAGATGCACCTGAACTCAGCTGCGGCCCAGAGCCCCATGGGCATGAACCTGCCAGGCCAGCAGCCCCTGTCCCATGAGCCCCCACCTACCatgctgccctcccccacccctctgggCTCCAACATTCCACTGCACCCCAGTGCACAGGGGACAGGAGGGCCCCCTCAAAACTCGCTGATGATGGCTCCAGGGGGCCCCGACTCCCTGAATGCCCCCTGCGGCCCTGTGCCCAGCTCCTCCCAGATGATGCCCTTCCCCCCTCGGCTGCAGCAGCCCCACGGTGCCATGGCCcccagtgggggcgggggcgggggacctGGCCTGCAGCAGCACTACCCTTCTGGCATGCCTCTGCCCCCAGAGGACCTGCCCAGCCAGCCACCAGGCCCCATGCCCCCCCAGCAGCACCTGATGGGCAAAAGCATGGCCGGGCGCATGGGCGACGCATACCCCCCGGGCGTGCTCCCCGGGGTGGCATCAGTGCTGAACGACCCCGAGCTGAGTGAGGTGATCCGGCCCACCCCGACGGGGATCCCCGAGTTCGACTTGTCCAGGATCATCCCCTCGGAGAAGCCAAGCAGCACCCTCCAGTACTTCCCCAAGAGCGAGAACCAGCCCCCCAAGGCCCAGCCCCCCAATCTGCATCTCATGAACCTGCAGAACATGATGGCGGAGCAGACCCCCTCCCGGCCCCCCAACCTCCCGGGCCAGCAGGGCGTCCAGCGGGGGCTCAACATGTCCATGTGCCACCCCGGACAGATGTCCTTGCTGGGCAGGACAGGTGTGCCCCCACAGCAGGGCATGGTGCCCCACGGCCTGCACCAGGGGGTCATGTCCCCTCCACAAGGCCTTATGACCCAGCAGAATTTCATGCTGATGAAGCAGCGGGGCGTGGCAGGGGAGGTCTACAGCCAGCCCCCCCACATGCTCTCCCCCCAGGGCTCCCTCAtgggccccccgccccagcagaaCCTCATGGTGTCCCACCCCCTGCGGCAGCGCAGCGTGTCTCTGGACAGCCAGATGGGCTACCTCCCGGCGCCGGGCGGCATGGCCAACCTGCCCTTCTAG
- the BCL9L gene encoding B-cell CLL/lymphoma 9-like protein isoform X3: METAAGGSPSQAQSPGLRVFRGQERPHRDMGPTPFFSLTQDNPGVAGAGSWGPQASSPIPPPRTSGQAVGVVRPLSPCGPSSKGAPSQITPLSLSPTRIILRLPHPRRREAPGSPPLSPRGHCPPAPAKPMHPENKLTNHGKTGNGGAQSQHQNVNQGPTCNLGSKGVGAGNHGAKANQISPSNSSLKNPQAGVPPFSSLKGKVKRERSVSVDSGEQREAGTPSLDSEAKEVAPRSKRRCVLERKQPYSGDEWCSGPDSEEDDKPIGATHNCNVADPAMAAPQLGPGQATQLPLSESSAPGPPHGPPPGLRPDAPGGGGGGVPGKPPSQFVYVFTTHLANTAAEAVLQGRADSILAYHQQNVPRAKLDQAPKVPPTPEPLPLSTPSAGTPQSQPPPLPPPPPPAPGSAPPALPSEGPPEDTNQDLTPNSVGAASTGGGTGGTHPNTPTASTTTNPLPPGGDPSSATGPALLGEAPPGNGQRSLVGSEGLSKEQLEHRERSLQTLRDIERLLLRSGEAEPFLKGPPGGAGEGGPPAQAPPAPQQPPTAPPSGLKKYEEPLQSMISQTQSLGGPPLEHEVPGHPPGGDMGQQMNMMMQRLGQDSLTPEQVAWRKLQEEYYEEKRRKEEQIGLHGGRPLQDMMGMGGMMVRGPPPPYHSKPGDQWPPGMGAQLRGPMDVQDPMQLRGGPPFPGPRFPGNQMQRVPGFGGMQGMPMEVPMNAMQRPVRPGMGWTEDLPPMGGPGNFAQNAVPYPGGQGEAERFMTPRVREELLRQQMEKRSMGMQRPLGMAGSGMGQGMEVERMMQAHRQMDPAMFPGQMAGGEGLAGTPMGMEFSGGRGLLSPPMGQSGLREVDPPMGPGNLNMNMNVNMNMNMNLNVQMTPQQQMLMSQKMRGPGDMMGPQGLSPEEMARVRAQNSSGMMGGPQKMLMPSQFPNQGQQGFSGGQGPYQAMPQDMGSTQDMFSPDQSTMPMGNVGTTRLSHMPLPPASNPPGSVHSAPNRGLGRRPSDLTISINQMGSPGMGHLKSPTLSQVHSPLVTSPSANLKSPQTPSQMVPLPSANPPGPLKSPQVLSSSLSVRSPTGSPSRLKSPSMAVPSPGWVASPKTAMPSPGVPQNKQPPLNMNSSTTLGNMEQGISNNQPNQMHLNSAAAQSPMGMNLPGQQPLSHEPPPTMLPSPTPLGSNIPLHPSAQGTGGPPQNSLMMAPGGPDSLNAPCGPVPSSSQMMPFPPRLQQPHGAMAPSGGGGGGPGLQQHYPSGMPLPPEDLPSQPPGPMPPQQHLMGKSMAGRMGDAYPPGVLPGVASVLNDPELSEVIRPTPTGIPEFDLSRIIPSEKPSSTLQYFPKSENQPPKAQPPNLHLMNLQNMMAEQTPSRPPNLPGQQGVQRGLNMSMCHPGQMSLLGRTGVPPQQGMVPHGLHQGVMSPPQGLMTQQNFMLMKQRGVAGEVYSQPPHMLSPQGSLMGPPPQQNLMVSHPLRQRSVSLDSQMGYLPAPGGMANLPF; this comes from the exons GTTACCCCACCCCAGGAGGAGAGAAGCTCCAGGGAGCCCGCCGCTGTCCCCCCGCGGCcactgcccccctgccccagccaaGCCAATGCACCCAGAAAATAAGTTGACCAATCATGGCAAGACAGGGAATGGCGGGGCCCAATCCCAGCACCAGAATGTGAACCAAGGACCCACCTGCAACCTGGGCTCGAAGGGCGTGGGGGCGGGGAACCATGGGGCCAAGGCCAACCAGATCTCACCTAGCAACTCAAGTCTGAAGAACCCCCAAGCAGGGGTGCCCCCTTTCAGCTCGCTCAAGGGCAAAGTGAAGAGGGAGCGGAGCGTGTCTGTGGATTCTGGAGAACAGCGAGAGGCTGGGACCCCGTCTCTGGATTCAGAGGCCAAAG AGGTGGCACCCCGGAGTAAGCGGCGTTGTGTGCTGGAGCGGAAGCAGCCATACAGTGGGGACGAATGGTGCTCAGGACCAGACAGCGAGGAGGACGACAAGCCCATTGGGGCCACCCACA ACTGTAATGTAGCAGACCCAGCCATGGCGGCCCCACAGCTGGGTCCTGGCCAAGCCACCCAACTGCCCCTCAGTGAGAGCAGCGCACCAGGCCCTCCTCATGGGCCGCCGCCAGGCCTTCGGCCCGATGCCCCcgggggtggaggcgggggtgTCCCCGGAAAGCCGCCCTCTCAGTTTGTGTATGTCTTCACCACCCACCTGGCCAACAC GGCTGCGGAAGCTGTGCTGCAGGGCCGGGCCGACTCCATCCTCGCCTACCATCAGCAGAATGTGCCCCGGGCCAAGCTGGACCAG GCCCCCAAAGTGCCACCCACCCCAGAGCCGCTACCCCTGAGCACGCCGTCAGCAGGCACCCCTCAGTCCCAGCCGCCTCCACTGCCACCACCGCCACCTCCAGCCCCGGGCAGCGCCCCCCCTGCACTGCCTTCTGAGGGGCCTCCTGAGGACACCAACCAGGACCTGACACCCAACTCGGTGGGAGCTGCCAGCACGGGCGGTGGGACTGGGGGTACCCACCCTAACACCCCTACAGCTTCCACCACCACCAATCCACTGCCTCCTGGAGGAGACCCCAGCAGTGCCACTGGCCCTGCCCTGCTGGGGGAGGCGCCCCCTGGAAATGGGCAGCGGAGCCTGGTGGGCTCTGAGGGCCTGTCCAAGGAGCAGCTGGAGCACCGGGAGCGTTCCCTCCAGACACTTCGAGACATTGAGCGGCTGTTGCTCCGCAGCGGGGAGGCCGAGCCCTTCCTCAAGGGGCCCCCTGGAGGAGCAGGCGAGGGGGGACCACCAGCACAGGCCCCTCCTGCCCCACAGCAGCCCCCCACGGCCCCACCCAGTGGGCTGAAGAAGTACGAGGAGCCCTTGCAGTCCATGATTTCGCAGACACAGAGCCTCGGGGGCCCCCCGCTGGAGCATGAAGTGCCTGGGCACCCCCCGGGCGGGGACATGGGGCAGCAGATGAACATGATGATGCAGAGGCTGGGCCAGGACAGCCTGACGCCTGAGCAGGTGGCCTGGCGCAAGCTGCAGGAGGAGTACTACGAGGAGAAACGGCGGAAGGAGGAGCAGATCGGGCTGCACGGGGGCCGCCCGCTTCAGGACATGATGGGCATGGGGGGCATGATGGTGAGGGGGCCACCGCCCCCCTACCACAGCAAGCCCGGGGATCAGTGGCCCCCCGGAATGGGTGCCCAGCTGCGGGGGCCCATGGATGTCCAAGATCCCATGCAGCTCCGGGGCGGACCCCCCTTCCCTGGCCCCCGTTTCCCGGGCAACCAGATGCAACGGGTGCCTGGGTTTGGGGGCATGCAGGGTATGCCCATGGAGGTGCCCATGAATGCCATGCAGAGGCCTGTGAGGCCAGGTATGGGCTGGACGGAAGACTTGCCCCCCATGGGGGGGCCTGGCAATTTTGCCCAGAACGCTGTGCCCTACCCCGGCGGGCAGGGCGAAGCCGAGCGATTTATGACCCCGCGGGTTCGTGAGGAGCTGCTGCGGCAGCAGATGGAGAAGCGGTCGATGGGCATGCAGCGCCCCCTGGGCATGGCCGGCAGCGGCATGGGGCAGGGCATGGAGGTGGAGCGGATGATGCAGGCGCACCGGCAGATGGATCCGGCCATGTTCCCTGGACAGATGGCTGGCGGCGAGGGCCTGGCAGGCACTCCCATGGGCATGGAGTTTAGTGGAGGCCGGGGCCTCCTGAGTCCCCCCATGGGGCAGTCTGGGCTGAGGGAGGTGGACCCACCCATGGGGCCGGGCAACCTCAACATGAACATGAATGTGAACATGAACATGAACATGAACCTGAACGTGCAGATGACCCCACAGCAGCAGATGCTGATGTCGCAGAAGATGCGGGGCCCCGGGGACATGATGGGGCCACAGGGCCTCAGTCCTGAGGAGATGGCCCGAGTGCGGGCCCAGAACAGCAGTGGCATGATGGGCGGCCCGCAGAAGATGCTTATGCCCTCACAGTTTCCCAACCAGGGCCAGCAGGGATTCTCCGGGGGCCAGGGACCCTACCAAGCCATGCCCCAGGACATGGGCAGTACTCAAGACATGTTCAGCCCGGACCAGAGCACGATGCCCATGGGCAATGTGGGTACCACCCGGCTCAGCCACATGCCCTTGCCCCCTGCATCCAATCCTCCTGGGTCTGTGCATTCAGCCCCAAACCGGGGCCTGGGCAGGCGGCCTTCAGATCTCACCATCAGTATTAATCAGATGGGCTCGCCGGGCATGGGCCACCTGAAGTCGCCCACCCTTAGCCAGGTGCACTCACCCCTGGTCACCTCTCCCTCCGCCAACCTCAAGTCACCCCAGACGCCCTCACAGATGGTGCCCTTGCCTTCGGCCAACCCACCAGGACCTCTCAAGTCGCCCCAGGTCCTCAGCTCCTCCCTCAGCGTCCGTTCACCCACCGGCTCGCCCAGCAGGCTCAAGTCTCCCTCCATGGCGGTGCCTTCTCCGGGCTGGGTCGCCTCGCCCAAGACAGCCATGCCCAGCCCTGGGGTCCCCCAGAACAAGCAGCCGCCTCTGAACATGAACTCTTCCACCACCCTGGGCAACATGGAACAGG GGATCAGCAATAACCAGCCCAACCAGATGCACCTGAACTCAGCTGCGGCCCAGAGCCCCATGGGCATGAACCTGCCAGGCCAGCAGCCCCTGTCCCATGAGCCCCCACCTACCatgctgccctcccccacccctctgggCTCCAACATTCCACTGCACCCCAGTGCACAGGGGACAGGAGGGCCCCCTCAAAACTCGCTGATGATGGCTCCAGGGGGCCCCGACTCCCTGAATGCCCCCTGCGGCCCTGTGCCCAGCTCCTCCCAGATGATGCCCTTCCCCCCTCGGCTGCAGCAGCCCCACGGTGCCATGGCCcccagtgggggcgggggcgggggacctGGCCTGCAGCAGCACTACCCTTCTGGCATGCCTCTGCCCCCAGAGGACCTGCCCAGCCAGCCACCAGGCCCCATGCCCCCCCAGCAGCACCTGATGGGCAAAAGCATGGCCGGGCGCATGGGCGACGCATACCCCCCGGGCGTGCTCCCCGGGGTGGCATCAGTGCTGAACGACCCCGAGCTGAGTGAGGTGATCCGGCCCACCCCGACGGGGATCCCCGAGTTCGACTTGTCCAGGATCATCCCCTCGGAGAAGCCAAGCAGCACCCTCCAGTACTTCCCCAAGAGCGAGAACCAGCCCCCCAAGGCCCAGCCCCCCAATCTGCATCTCATGAACCTGCAGAACATGATGGCGGAGCAGACCCCCTCCCGGCCCCCCAACCTCCCGGGCCAGCAGGGCGTCCAGCGGGGGCTCAACATGTCCATGTGCCACCCCGGACAGATGTCCTTGCTGGGCAGGACAGGTGTGCCCCCACAGCAGGGCATGGTGCCCCACGGCCTGCACCAGGGGGTCATGTCCCCTCCACAAGGCCTTATGACCCAGCAGAATTTCATGCTGATGAAGCAGCGGGGCGTGGCAGGGGAGGTCTACAGCCAGCCCCCCCACATGCTCTCCCCCCAGGGCTCCCTCAtgggccccccgccccagcagaaCCTCATGGTGTCCCACCCCCTGCGGCAGCGCAGCGTGTCTCTGGACAGCCAGATGGGCTACCTCCCGGCGCCGGGCGGCATGGCCAACCTGCCCTTCTAG